In one window of Cololabis saira isolate AMF1-May2022 chromosome 23, fColSai1.1, whole genome shotgun sequence DNA:
- the nrcama gene encoding neuronal cell adhesion molecule a isoform X6, with protein sequence MDGSRKWLLGLGAVVLVFLSHMTSALEVPLDPKVLEGLPQPPTITQQSPKDYIFDPRENIVLHCEAKGKPQPSFSWTRNGTHFDVEKDSKVLMKPGSGTLVIDISGEKAEVYEGTYQCTAHNDHGTAISNNIVIRQSRSPLWSKERNEAVVVQKGVPLVLQCQPPAGLPPPVIIWMDNNFQRLPLDKRVSQALNGDLYFSNVLPDDTRNDYICYARFHYTQTIQQKQPISVTVLDMETMNETVAALYNITDFYRGSPDGERHPGFMLPLGATSTKMVLRGETLELECIAEGLPTPDISWQKEGGELPSGRMSLQNFKKTLRISDVNEADTGSYRCTAANKLGSVYHDIKVTVKAAPFWVSAPRNLILAPNETGILTCRVNGTPKPTIRWFVNGVPIENAPEDHSRKVDEDTVIISSVQSGSSAVYQCNASNEFGYLMANAFVNVLAEPPRVLTPPNRVYQVISNNPALLHCASFGSPIPVITWFKDSQISIRNGDPFVIYENGTLEINVAQPLNSGKYTCIATNNLGIKENHVFLEVKEPTRILRQPEYKVVQRGMSALFECKVKHDPSLIPTMTWLKDKGELPDDERFVVDTDSLTIKDVRGEDEGAYTCIMNTTLDQDSASAMLTVVEATPTPAIVYEKPDPPTDLELTDQTERSVQLTWTPGDENNSPIKNFLIQYEDLLHQPGVWVNLTEADGTSTTARLQLSPHVYYSFRVLAQNDVGYSNPSAPSHEYRTSPAAPDENPSNVHGAGTQPDNIVISWTPLTGFQSNGQGLQYKVYWKQKDVDEDWSSQNVANASQFVLSGTQTYVPYEIKVQAFNHYGNGPDPGVVVGYSGEDFPLSAPESVNIMVHNSTVAEVHWEPVSLSSVRGKLQGYTVYYRRERGLHETAEEAEQQQALTFSGNRSEGRLPGLQPYSLYNVFIKVLNNKGEGPSSLSKTFETPEGVPGPPTFLNVVDYSLDSLTLAWGPPANNNGRLVGYTLSYQPVNSTSGLGPIKEMSFLANETSAVLGSLNSSMLYKFYLTARTIKGPGPSISEEASTILDTARIQPTVGPGKALPIGPLFGTINASVSEDGALISWEQFGHHKNVFVEYIVENSKEEWKKELVNGTHSHTIKGLKPGMSYRVRVVAKDPAEPTVHSTNEVVVTVPAVPNRQVDIATQGWFIGLMCAIALLILVLLIVCFIKRNKGGKYPVKEKEDAHQDPEIQPMKEDDGTFGEYSDTEDHKPLKGSRTPSNGTVRRDESDDSLVDYGEGGDGQFNEDGSFIGQYSGKKEKDTHEGNESSEAPSPVNAMNSFV encoded by the exons CTAAAGTGCTGGAAGGAT TGCCTCAACCCCCAACCATAACGCAACAGTCCCCAAAGGATTACATCTTTGATCCACGGGAGAACATCGTCCTCCACTGTGAGGCCAAGGGGAAGCCTCAGCCCAG CTTTTCCTGGACGAGAAATGGGACCCATTTCGATGTAGAGAAAGACTCCAAAGTCCTAATGAAGCCTGGCTCAGGAACTTTGGTCATCGACATCAGTGGGGAAAAGGCAGAGGTGTACGAAGGAACGTACCAGTGCACAGCTCACAATGACCACGGGACGGCTATATCCAATAACATCGTCATCAGACAGTCCA GGTCCCCCTTGTGGTCAAAGGAGAGAAATGAGGCTGTAGTGGTGCAGAAGGGGGTACCCCTTGTGTTGCAGTGCCAACCCCCTGCTGGGCTGCCCCCACCTGTCATCATCTGGATGGATAATA ACTTTCAGAGGCTGCCTCTGGATAAACGTGTGTCCCAGGCCCTGAATGGAGATCTGTACTTCTCCAACGTTCTCCCGGACGATACCAGGAATGATTACATCTGCTACGCTCGCTTCCACTACACACAGACCATCCAGCAGAAACAACCCATTTCAGTCACAGTGCTGGACA TGGAAACAATGAATGAGACTGTGGCTGCTTTGTACAATATCACTGATTTCTATAGGG GCAGCCCAGACGGGGAGCGTCACCCTGGTTTCATGTTGCCTCTCGGCGCAACCAGTACCAAGATGGTTCTGAGAGGGGAGACTTTGGAGCTTGAGTGCATCGCTGAAGGATT GCCCACTCCAGATATCTCCTGGCAGAAGGAAGGGGGAGAGCTTCCAAGCGGCAGGATGTCCTTACAAAACTTCAAGAAAACACTGAGGATTTCTGATGTGAATGAAGCGGACACTGGAAGCTACCGCTGCACAGCCGCCAACAAGCTAGGCTCCGTGTACCATGACATCAAGGTCACTGTCAAAG CGGCTCCTTTCTGGGTCAGCGCTCCGAGGAACCTGATCCTCGCTCCGAATGAAACCGGGATATTAACGTGCCGTGTAAATGGAACGCCCAAACCGACTATTAGGTGGTTTGTTAATGGAGTTCCCATAGAGA ATGCTCCTGAGGACCACAGCCGCAAGGTGGACGAAGACACTGTTATTATCAGCAGCGTTCAGTCGGGCTCCAGTGCTGTCTACCAGTGCAATGCATCCAACGAGTTTGGCTACTTGATGGCTAATGCTTTTGTCAACGTCCTGG CTGAGCCACCAAGAGTGCTCACTCCCCCCAACCGAGTGTACCAGGTGATCAGCAACAATCCTGCTTTACTTCACTGTGCTTCCTTTGGATCCCCAATACCAGTCATCACTTG GTTCAAAGACAGTCAGATCAGCATTAGGAATGGTGACCCTTTTGTGATCTATGAGAATGGTACACTGGAAATCAACGTGGCCCAGCCGCTAAATAGTGGGAAGTACACCTGTATCGCCACCAACAACCTGGGAATCAAGGAAAATCATGTCTTCctggaggtcaaag AGCCCACTCGTATCCTGAGGCAGCCGGAGTACAAGGTGGTGCAGAGAGGAATGAGTGCTTTGTTCGAGTGTAAAGTAAAACACGACCCTTCCCTCATTCCCACCATGACCTGGCTGAAAGACAAAGGAGAACTGCCAGACGATGAGAG GTTTGTGGTAGACACAGACAGTCTGACCATTAAAGACGTGAGAGGGGAAGATGAGGGCGCTTACACGTGCATCATGAACACCACTCTGGATCAGGACTCAGCCAGCGCCATGCTGACTGTTGTTG AGGCAACTCCTACTCCTGCAATTGTCTACG AGAAACCCGACCCTCCAACTGACCTGGAACTGACTGACCAGACGGAGAGGAGCGTCCAGCTCACCTGGACCCCCGGAGATGAAAACAACAGTCCCATAAAGA ACTTTTTGATCCAGTACGAGGATCTTCTCCACCAGCCGGGAGTTTGGGTCAACCTGACAGAAGCTGATGGTACCAGCACCACAGCCCGGCTGCAGCTCTCTCCTCACGTCTACTACTCCTTCAGAGTTCTGGCTCAGAATGACGTCGGCTACAGCAACCCCAGTGCGCCCTCACACGAATACAGGACCAGCCCCGCAG CTCCAGATGAAAACCCATCAAATGTTCACGGAGCAGGAACACAGCCTGACAATATAGTTATCTCCTGGACG CCGCTGACGGGATTCCAGTCTAACGGTCAGGGCCTGCAGTATAAAGTATATTGGAAGCAAAAGGACGTGGATGAGGACTGGTCCTCGCAGAACGTGGCCAACGCTTCTCAATTTGTCCTCTCTGGGACTCAAACCTACGTGCCCTATGAGATTAAAGTTCAGGCTTTCAATCACTATGGAAATGGCCCTGACCCTGGAGTCGTGGTCGGCTACTCTGGAGAAGACT TTCCTTTGTCCGCACCTGAGAGCGTGAACATCATGGTTCATAACAGCACAGTAGCAGAAGTTCACTGGGAGCCTGTTTCTTTGTCATCTGTCCGAGGAAAACTGCAAGGATACACG GTGTACTACCGTCGGGAGCGTGGTTTGCATGAAACAGCGGAGGAAGCAGAGCAGCAGCAAGCTTTAACTTTTAGTGGGAACCGTAGCGAGGGACGGCTGCCGGGCCTTCAGCCTTACAGTCTCTACAATGTCTTCATCAAAGTTCTTAATAACAAAGGAGAAGGGCCCTCAAGCCTCAGCAAGACATTTGAGACCCCAGAGGGAG TGCCAGGACCTCCTACTTTTCTGAATGTGGTCGACTACAGTTTGGACTCTCTTACTCTGGCATGGGGCCCGCCGGCGAACAACAACGGCCGCCTTGTAGGATACACGCTCAGCTACCAGCCAG TCAACAGCACCAGTGGACTTGGACCAATCAAGGAAATGAGCTTTCTAGCCAACGAGACGAGCGCTGTCCTGGGCAGCCTGAACTCCAGCATGCTCTACAAGTTCTACCTAACTGCAAGGACGATCAAGGGCCCGGGCCCATCCATCTCAGAAGAGGCGTCCACGATCTTGGACACAG CTCGTATTCAGCCCACTGTAGGGCCGGGCAAAG CGCTCCCTATCGGCCCTCTTTTTGGTACAATTAACGCGTCTGTATCAGAGGACGGTGCACTGATCAGTTGGGAACAATTTGGACACCATAAGAATGTGTTTGTGGAATATATTGTAGAAAACA GTAAAGAGGAGTGGAAAAAGGAGTTGGTAAATGGGACACACTCGCACACGATAAAAGGTTTAAAGCCGGGGATGTCCTATAGGGTGCGGGTTGTAGCTAAAGACCCAGCTGAGCCGACGGTCCACAGCACAAACGAAGTGGTGGTTACAGTGCCAG CTGTGCCCAACCGGCAGGTAGACATCGCCACCCAGGGCTGGTTTATTGGACTGATGTGCGCCATCGCTCTCCTCATCTTGGTGCTCCTCATCGTGTGCTTCATCAAGAGAAACAAGGGCGGCAAATACCCAG TGAAAGAGAAAGAAGACGCACATCAAGACCCGGAGATCCAGCCCATGAAGGAGGACGATGGGACATTTGGAGAGTACAG TGACACAGAGGACCACAAACCGCTGAAGGGCAGCCGGACACCGTCCAACGGCACGGTGCGCCGAGACGAGAGCGACGACAGTTTAGTGGACTACGGGGAGGGCGGGGACGGACAGTTCAACGAGGACGGCTCCTTCATCGGTCAGTACAGCGGCAAGAAAGAGAAAGACACACACGAAGGCAACGAGAGTTCGGAGGCCCCGTCGCCCGTCAACGCCATGAACTCCTTCGTCTAA
- the nrcama gene encoding neuronal cell adhesion molecule a isoform X9 yields MDGSRKWLLGLGAVVLVFLSHMTSALEVPLDPKVLEGLPQPPTITQQSPKDYIFDPRENIVLHCEAKGKPQPSFSWTRNGTHFDVEKDSKVLMKPGSGTLVIDISGEKAEVYEGTYQCTAHNDHGTAISNNIVIRQSRSPLWSKERNEAVVVQKGVPLVLQCQPPAGLPPPVIIWMDNNFQRLPLDKRVSQALNGDLYFSNVLPDDTRNDYICYARFHYTQTIQQKQPISVTVLDMETMNETVAALYNITDFYRGSPDGERHPGFMLPLGATSTKMVLRGETLELECIAEGLPTPDISWQKEGGELPSGRMSLQNFKKTLRISDVNEADTGSYRCTAANKLGSVYHDIKVTVKAAPFWVSAPRNLILAPNETGILTCRVNGTPKPTIRWFVNGVPIENAPEDHSRKVDEDTVIISSVQSGSSAVYQCNASNEFGYLMANAFVNVLAEPPRVLTPPNRVYQVISNNPALLHCASFGSPIPVITWFKDSQISIRNGDPFVIYENGTLEINVAQPLNSGKYTCIATNNLGIKENHVFLEVKEPTRILRQPEYKVVQRGMSALFECKVKHDPSLIPTMTWLKDKGELPDDERFVVDTDSLTIKDVRGEDEGAYTCIMNTTLDQDSASAMLTVVEATPTPAIVYEKPDPPTDLELTDQTERSVQLTWTPGDENNSPIKNFLIQYEDLLHQPGVWVNLTEADGTSTTARLQLSPHVYYSFRVLAQNDVGYSNPSAPSHEYRTSPAAPDENPSNVHGAGTQPDNIVISWTPLTGFQSNGQGLQYKVYWKQKDVDEDWSSQNVANASQFVLSGTQTYVPYEIKVQAFNHYGNGPDPGVVVGYSGEDFPLSAPESVNIMVHNSTVAEVHWEPVSLSSVRGKLQGYTVYYRRERGLHETAEEAEQQQALTFSGNRSEGRLPGLQPYSLYNVFIKVLNNKGEGPSSLSKTFETPEGVPGPPTFLNVVDYSLDSLTLAWGPPANNNGRLVGYTLSYQPVNSTSGLGPIKEMSFLANETSAVLGSLNSSMLYKFYLTARTIKGPGPSISEEASTILDTAVPNRQVDIATQGWFIGLMCAIALLILVLLIVCFIKRNKGGKYPVKEKEDAHQDPEIQPMKEDDGTFGEYSDTEDHKPLKGSRTPSNGTVRRDESDDSLVDYGEGGDGQFNEDGSFIGQYSGKKEKDTHEGNESSEAPSPVNAMNSFV; encoded by the exons CTAAAGTGCTGGAAGGAT TGCCTCAACCCCCAACCATAACGCAACAGTCCCCAAAGGATTACATCTTTGATCCACGGGAGAACATCGTCCTCCACTGTGAGGCCAAGGGGAAGCCTCAGCCCAG CTTTTCCTGGACGAGAAATGGGACCCATTTCGATGTAGAGAAAGACTCCAAAGTCCTAATGAAGCCTGGCTCAGGAACTTTGGTCATCGACATCAGTGGGGAAAAGGCAGAGGTGTACGAAGGAACGTACCAGTGCACAGCTCACAATGACCACGGGACGGCTATATCCAATAACATCGTCATCAGACAGTCCA GGTCCCCCTTGTGGTCAAAGGAGAGAAATGAGGCTGTAGTGGTGCAGAAGGGGGTACCCCTTGTGTTGCAGTGCCAACCCCCTGCTGGGCTGCCCCCACCTGTCATCATCTGGATGGATAATA ACTTTCAGAGGCTGCCTCTGGATAAACGTGTGTCCCAGGCCCTGAATGGAGATCTGTACTTCTCCAACGTTCTCCCGGACGATACCAGGAATGATTACATCTGCTACGCTCGCTTCCACTACACACAGACCATCCAGCAGAAACAACCCATTTCAGTCACAGTGCTGGACA TGGAAACAATGAATGAGACTGTGGCTGCTTTGTACAATATCACTGATTTCTATAGGG GCAGCCCAGACGGGGAGCGTCACCCTGGTTTCATGTTGCCTCTCGGCGCAACCAGTACCAAGATGGTTCTGAGAGGGGAGACTTTGGAGCTTGAGTGCATCGCTGAAGGATT GCCCACTCCAGATATCTCCTGGCAGAAGGAAGGGGGAGAGCTTCCAAGCGGCAGGATGTCCTTACAAAACTTCAAGAAAACACTGAGGATTTCTGATGTGAATGAAGCGGACACTGGAAGCTACCGCTGCACAGCCGCCAACAAGCTAGGCTCCGTGTACCATGACATCAAGGTCACTGTCAAAG CGGCTCCTTTCTGGGTCAGCGCTCCGAGGAACCTGATCCTCGCTCCGAATGAAACCGGGATATTAACGTGCCGTGTAAATGGAACGCCCAAACCGACTATTAGGTGGTTTGTTAATGGAGTTCCCATAGAGA ATGCTCCTGAGGACCACAGCCGCAAGGTGGACGAAGACACTGTTATTATCAGCAGCGTTCAGTCGGGCTCCAGTGCTGTCTACCAGTGCAATGCATCCAACGAGTTTGGCTACTTGATGGCTAATGCTTTTGTCAACGTCCTGG CTGAGCCACCAAGAGTGCTCACTCCCCCCAACCGAGTGTACCAGGTGATCAGCAACAATCCTGCTTTACTTCACTGTGCTTCCTTTGGATCCCCAATACCAGTCATCACTTG GTTCAAAGACAGTCAGATCAGCATTAGGAATGGTGACCCTTTTGTGATCTATGAGAATGGTACACTGGAAATCAACGTGGCCCAGCCGCTAAATAGTGGGAAGTACACCTGTATCGCCACCAACAACCTGGGAATCAAGGAAAATCATGTCTTCctggaggtcaaag AGCCCACTCGTATCCTGAGGCAGCCGGAGTACAAGGTGGTGCAGAGAGGAATGAGTGCTTTGTTCGAGTGTAAAGTAAAACACGACCCTTCCCTCATTCCCACCATGACCTGGCTGAAAGACAAAGGAGAACTGCCAGACGATGAGAG GTTTGTGGTAGACACAGACAGTCTGACCATTAAAGACGTGAGAGGGGAAGATGAGGGCGCTTACACGTGCATCATGAACACCACTCTGGATCAGGACTCAGCCAGCGCCATGCTGACTGTTGTTG AGGCAACTCCTACTCCTGCAATTGTCTACG AGAAACCCGACCCTCCAACTGACCTGGAACTGACTGACCAGACGGAGAGGAGCGTCCAGCTCACCTGGACCCCCGGAGATGAAAACAACAGTCCCATAAAGA ACTTTTTGATCCAGTACGAGGATCTTCTCCACCAGCCGGGAGTTTGGGTCAACCTGACAGAAGCTGATGGTACCAGCACCACAGCCCGGCTGCAGCTCTCTCCTCACGTCTACTACTCCTTCAGAGTTCTGGCTCAGAATGACGTCGGCTACAGCAACCCCAGTGCGCCCTCACACGAATACAGGACCAGCCCCGCAG CTCCAGATGAAAACCCATCAAATGTTCACGGAGCAGGAACACAGCCTGACAATATAGTTATCTCCTGGACG CCGCTGACGGGATTCCAGTCTAACGGTCAGGGCCTGCAGTATAAAGTATATTGGAAGCAAAAGGACGTGGATGAGGACTGGTCCTCGCAGAACGTGGCCAACGCTTCTCAATTTGTCCTCTCTGGGACTCAAACCTACGTGCCCTATGAGATTAAAGTTCAGGCTTTCAATCACTATGGAAATGGCCCTGACCCTGGAGTCGTGGTCGGCTACTCTGGAGAAGACT TTCCTTTGTCCGCACCTGAGAGCGTGAACATCATGGTTCATAACAGCACAGTAGCAGAAGTTCACTGGGAGCCTGTTTCTTTGTCATCTGTCCGAGGAAAACTGCAAGGATACACG GTGTACTACCGTCGGGAGCGTGGTTTGCATGAAACAGCGGAGGAAGCAGAGCAGCAGCAAGCTTTAACTTTTAGTGGGAACCGTAGCGAGGGACGGCTGCCGGGCCTTCAGCCTTACAGTCTCTACAATGTCTTCATCAAAGTTCTTAATAACAAAGGAGAAGGGCCCTCAAGCCTCAGCAAGACATTTGAGACCCCAGAGGGAG TGCCAGGACCTCCTACTTTTCTGAATGTGGTCGACTACAGTTTGGACTCTCTTACTCTGGCATGGGGCCCGCCGGCGAACAACAACGGCCGCCTTGTAGGATACACGCTCAGCTACCAGCCAG TCAACAGCACCAGTGGACTTGGACCAATCAAGGAAATGAGCTTTCTAGCCAACGAGACGAGCGCTGTCCTGGGCAGCCTGAACTCCAGCATGCTCTACAAGTTCTACCTAACTGCAAGGACGATCAAGGGCCCGGGCCCATCCATCTCAGAAGAGGCGTCCACGATCTTGGACACAG CTGTGCCCAACCGGCAGGTAGACATCGCCACCCAGGGCTGGTTTATTGGACTGATGTGCGCCATCGCTCTCCTCATCTTGGTGCTCCTCATCGTGTGCTTCATCAAGAGAAACAAGGGCGGCAAATACCCAG TGAAAGAGAAAGAAGACGCACATCAAGACCCGGAGATCCAGCCCATGAAGGAGGACGATGGGACATTTGGAGAGTACAG TGACACAGAGGACCACAAACCGCTGAAGGGCAGCCGGACACCGTCCAACGGCACGGTGCGCCGAGACGAGAGCGACGACAGTTTAGTGGACTACGGGGAGGGCGGGGACGGACAGTTCAACGAGGACGGCTCCTTCATCGGTCAGTACAGCGGCAAGAAAGAGAAAGACACACACGAAGGCAACGAGAGTTCGGAGGCCCCGTCGCCCGTCAACGCCATGAACTCCTTCGTCTAA
- the nrcama gene encoding neuronal cell adhesion molecule a isoform X10, producing the protein MDGSRKWLLGLGAVVLVFLSHMTSALEVPLDLPQPPTITQQSPKDYIFDPRENIVLHCEAKGKPQPSFSWTRNGTHFDVEKDSKVLMKPGSGTLVIDISGEKAEVYEGTYQCTAHNDHGTAISNNIVIRQSRSPLWSKERNEAVVVQKGVPLVLQCQPPAGLPPPVIIWMDNNFQRLPLDKRVSQALNGDLYFSNVLPDDTRNDYICYARFHYTQTIQQKQPISVTVLDMETMNETVAALYNITDFYRGSPDGERHPGFMLPLGATSTKMVLRGETLELECIAEGLPTPDISWQKEGGELPSGRMSLQNFKKTLRISDVNEADTGSYRCTAANKLGSVYHDIKVTVKAAPFWVSAPRNLILAPNETGILTCRVNGTPKPTIRWFVNGVPIENAPEDHSRKVDEDTVIISSVQSGSSAVYQCNASNEFGYLMANAFVNVLAEPPRVLTPPNRVYQVISNNPALLHCASFGSPIPVITWFKDSQISIRNGDPFVIYENGTLEINVAQPLNSGKYTCIATNNLGIKENHVFLEVKEPTRILRQPEYKVVQRGMSALFECKVKHDPSLIPTMTWLKDKGELPDDERFVVDTDSLTIKDVRGEDEGAYTCIMNTTLDQDSASAMLTVVEATPTPAIVYEKPDPPTDLELTDQTERSVQLTWTPGDENNSPIKNFLIQYEDLLHQPGVWVNLTEADGTSTTARLQLSPHVYYSFRVLAQNDVGYSNPSAPSHEYRTSPAAPDENPSNVHGAGTQPDNIVISWTPLTGFQSNGQGLQYKVYWKQKDVDEDWSSQNVANASQFVLSGTQTYVPYEIKVQAFNHYGNGPDPGVVVGYSGEDFPLSAPESVNIMVHNSTVAEVHWEPVSLSSVRGKLQGYTVYYRRERGLHETAEEAEQQQALTFSGNRSEGRLPGLQPYSLYNVFIKVLNNKGEGPSSLSKTFETPEGVPGPPTFLNVVDYSLDSLTLAWGPPANNNGRLVGYTLSYQPVNSTSGLGPIKEMSFLANETSAVLGSLNSSMLYKFYLTARTIKGPGPSISEEASTILDTAVPNRQVDIATQGWFIGLMCAIALLILVLLIVCFIKRNKGGKYPVKEKEDAHQDPEIQPMKEDDGTFGEYSDTEDHKPLKGSRTPSNGTVRRDESDDSLVDYGEGGDGQFNEDGSFIGQYSGKKEKDTHEGNESSEAPSPVNAMNSFV; encoded by the exons TGCCTCAACCCCCAACCATAACGCAACAGTCCCCAAAGGATTACATCTTTGATCCACGGGAGAACATCGTCCTCCACTGTGAGGCCAAGGGGAAGCCTCAGCCCAG CTTTTCCTGGACGAGAAATGGGACCCATTTCGATGTAGAGAAAGACTCCAAAGTCCTAATGAAGCCTGGCTCAGGAACTTTGGTCATCGACATCAGTGGGGAAAAGGCAGAGGTGTACGAAGGAACGTACCAGTGCACAGCTCACAATGACCACGGGACGGCTATATCCAATAACATCGTCATCAGACAGTCCA GGTCCCCCTTGTGGTCAAAGGAGAGAAATGAGGCTGTAGTGGTGCAGAAGGGGGTACCCCTTGTGTTGCAGTGCCAACCCCCTGCTGGGCTGCCCCCACCTGTCATCATCTGGATGGATAATA ACTTTCAGAGGCTGCCTCTGGATAAACGTGTGTCCCAGGCCCTGAATGGAGATCTGTACTTCTCCAACGTTCTCCCGGACGATACCAGGAATGATTACATCTGCTACGCTCGCTTCCACTACACACAGACCATCCAGCAGAAACAACCCATTTCAGTCACAGTGCTGGACA TGGAAACAATGAATGAGACTGTGGCTGCTTTGTACAATATCACTGATTTCTATAGGG GCAGCCCAGACGGGGAGCGTCACCCTGGTTTCATGTTGCCTCTCGGCGCAACCAGTACCAAGATGGTTCTGAGAGGGGAGACTTTGGAGCTTGAGTGCATCGCTGAAGGATT GCCCACTCCAGATATCTCCTGGCAGAAGGAAGGGGGAGAGCTTCCAAGCGGCAGGATGTCCTTACAAAACTTCAAGAAAACACTGAGGATTTCTGATGTGAATGAAGCGGACACTGGAAGCTACCGCTGCACAGCCGCCAACAAGCTAGGCTCCGTGTACCATGACATCAAGGTCACTGTCAAAG CGGCTCCTTTCTGGGTCAGCGCTCCGAGGAACCTGATCCTCGCTCCGAATGAAACCGGGATATTAACGTGCCGTGTAAATGGAACGCCCAAACCGACTATTAGGTGGTTTGTTAATGGAGTTCCCATAGAGA ATGCTCCTGAGGACCACAGCCGCAAGGTGGACGAAGACACTGTTATTATCAGCAGCGTTCAGTCGGGCTCCAGTGCTGTCTACCAGTGCAATGCATCCAACGAGTTTGGCTACTTGATGGCTAATGCTTTTGTCAACGTCCTGG CTGAGCCACCAAGAGTGCTCACTCCCCCCAACCGAGTGTACCAGGTGATCAGCAACAATCCTGCTTTACTTCACTGTGCTTCCTTTGGATCCCCAATACCAGTCATCACTTG GTTCAAAGACAGTCAGATCAGCATTAGGAATGGTGACCCTTTTGTGATCTATGAGAATGGTACACTGGAAATCAACGTGGCCCAGCCGCTAAATAGTGGGAAGTACACCTGTATCGCCACCAACAACCTGGGAATCAAGGAAAATCATGTCTTCctggaggtcaaag AGCCCACTCGTATCCTGAGGCAGCCGGAGTACAAGGTGGTGCAGAGAGGAATGAGTGCTTTGTTCGAGTGTAAAGTAAAACACGACCCTTCCCTCATTCCCACCATGACCTGGCTGAAAGACAAAGGAGAACTGCCAGACGATGAGAG GTTTGTGGTAGACACAGACAGTCTGACCATTAAAGACGTGAGAGGGGAAGATGAGGGCGCTTACACGTGCATCATGAACACCACTCTGGATCAGGACTCAGCCAGCGCCATGCTGACTGTTGTTG AGGCAACTCCTACTCCTGCAATTGTCTACG AGAAACCCGACCCTCCAACTGACCTGGAACTGACTGACCAGACGGAGAGGAGCGTCCAGCTCACCTGGACCCCCGGAGATGAAAACAACAGTCCCATAAAGA ACTTTTTGATCCAGTACGAGGATCTTCTCCACCAGCCGGGAGTTTGGGTCAACCTGACAGAAGCTGATGGTACCAGCACCACAGCCCGGCTGCAGCTCTCTCCTCACGTCTACTACTCCTTCAGAGTTCTGGCTCAGAATGACGTCGGCTACAGCAACCCCAGTGCGCCCTCACACGAATACAGGACCAGCCCCGCAG CTCCAGATGAAAACCCATCAAATGTTCACGGAGCAGGAACACAGCCTGACAATATAGTTATCTCCTGGACG CCGCTGACGGGATTCCAGTCTAACGGTCAGGGCCTGCAGTATAAAGTATATTGGAAGCAAAAGGACGTGGATGAGGACTGGTCCTCGCAGAACGTGGCCAACGCTTCTCAATTTGTCCTCTCTGGGACTCAAACCTACGTGCCCTATGAGATTAAAGTTCAGGCTTTCAATCACTATGGAAATGGCCCTGACCCTGGAGTCGTGGTCGGCTACTCTGGAGAAGACT TTCCTTTGTCCGCACCTGAGAGCGTGAACATCATGGTTCATAACAGCACAGTAGCAGAAGTTCACTGGGAGCCTGTTTCTTTGTCATCTGTCCGAGGAAAACTGCAAGGATACACG GTGTACTACCGTCGGGAGCGTGGTTTGCATGAAACAGCGGAGGAAGCAGAGCAGCAGCAAGCTTTAACTTTTAGTGGGAACCGTAGCGAGGGACGGCTGCCGGGCCTTCAGCCTTACAGTCTCTACAATGTCTTCATCAAAGTTCTTAATAACAAAGGAGAAGGGCCCTCAAGCCTCAGCAAGACATTTGAGACCCCAGAGGGAG TGCCAGGACCTCCTACTTTTCTGAATGTGGTCGACTACAGTTTGGACTCTCTTACTCTGGCATGGGGCCCGCCGGCGAACAACAACGGCCGCCTTGTAGGATACACGCTCAGCTACCAGCCAG TCAACAGCACCAGTGGACTTGGACCAATCAAGGAAATGAGCTTTCTAGCCAACGAGACGAGCGCTGTCCTGGGCAGCCTGAACTCCAGCATGCTCTACAAGTTCTACCTAACTGCAAGGACGATCAAGGGCCCGGGCCCATCCATCTCAGAAGAGGCGTCCACGATCTTGGACACAG CTGTGCCCAACCGGCAGGTAGACATCGCCACCCAGGGCTGGTTTATTGGACTGATGTGCGCCATCGCTCTCCTCATCTTGGTGCTCCTCATCGTGTGCTTCATCAAGAGAAACAAGGGCGGCAAATACCCAG TGAAAGAGAAAGAAGACGCACATCAAGACCCGGAGATCCAGCCCATGAAGGAGGACGATGGGACATTTGGAGAGTACAG TGACACAGAGGACCACAAACCGCTGAAGGGCAGCCGGACACCGTCCAACGGCACGGTGCGCCGAGACGAGAGCGACGACAGTTTAGTGGACTACGGGGAGGGCGGGGACGGACAGTTCAACGAGGACGGCTCCTTCATCGGTCAGTACAGCGGCAAGAAAGAGAAAGACACACACGAAGGCAACGAGAGTTCGGAGGCCCCGTCGCCCGTCAACGCCATGAACTCCTTCGTCTAA